A genomic segment from Juglans regia cultivar Chandler chromosome 14, Walnut 2.0, whole genome shotgun sequence encodes:
- the LOC109013013 gene encoding scarecrow-like protein 34: MVVDPSFSGLPDFVKDIMVPGHTILPNSNYSRDLYFLGNAFPPPALPPAAEPYAPSAAAGSLRPTSMGASPPSDSSSDESEYSETVLKFMTQILMEDNIEDKPCMFFDPLGLQITEKSFYDALGKKYPPSPNQYKLPSYINHNPDTKNRSHNGPKSNFTNTDPQWLGHLGEYNSSFSQATLPGQYVSQPDLQSNRESQPFANPSNGVSTIGDGLELLTRNFFTDTESMLQFRRGLEEASKFLPRSNQMVIDLERSNIRHRDNPGSFSKVSQQWEGEGQMVVKSERGNLLIGSRGRKNHEREDVGLEEGRINKQPAVSAEENELSDLFDEVLLSTDALSTLGSDNKVEQNEASNASYTYQQPQEANGGKNRTKKQRKKKDTVDLRTLLNLCAQAVSAGDNRTANELLKQIREHSSPFGVGSQRLAHFFANGLEARLAGTGTGTQIFYTALVSKKISTYEIINSYKVHLSVCPFKRISVFFADQMIYKVAEKATSLHIIDFGIQYGFQWPILIQKLSKRSGGPPKLRITGIELPQPGFRPTETLEETGRRLGKYCERFNVPFEYHVIASQSWETIQIEDLKIDRNEMLAVNCLYRFKNLLDETFEVETSPRNAVLNLIRRMNPNIFVYSVCNGAYNAPFFVTRFREALFHFSALYDIFEVTLPRENKERLLFEREFYGREAMNVIASEGLERVERPETYRQWQVRTMRAGFRQLPLDKDIVNILRSKLKEWHHKDFVLDEDNHWMLQGWKGRIVYASSCWVPA, translated from the coding sequence ATGGTTGTGGATCCAAGCTTTTCTGGATTACCCGACTTCGTAAAAGATATCATGGTCCCTGGCCATACAATCTTACCCAATTCCAATTACTCCCGGGACCTTTATTTCCTCGGAAATGCATTTCCTCCACCTGCTCTTCCCCCGGCGGCAGAGCCATATGCTCCGTCCGCTGCTGCTGGTAGCTTGAGGCCGACGTCTATGGGTGCGAGTCCTCCCTCGGACTCGTCCTCGGACGAAAGCGAGTACTCGGAAACGGTTCTTAAGTTCATGACCCAGATACTTATGGAAGATAACATAGAGGACAAGCCCTGCATGTTTTTCGATCCTTTGGGTCTGCAAATCACCGAGAAATCGTTCTATGATGCTCTCGGTAAGAAATATCCTCCTTCTCCCAATCAATACAAGCTGCCATCTTATATCAATCACAATCCTGATACTAAAAACAGGAGTCACAATGGTcccaaaagtaattttacaaacaCTGATCCTCAGTGGCTTGGTCATCTTGGGGAGTACAACTCCTCTTTTTCACAAGCTACTCTCCCTGGTCAGTATGTTTCCCAGCCCGATTTGCAGTCCAATAGGGAGTCACAGCCTTTCGCCAATCCGTCGAATGGTGTGTCTACCATTGGTGATGGGCTAGAGCTTTTGACTCGGAACTTTTTTACTGATACTGAATCTATGTTGCAATTTAGGAGAGGGTTAGAAGAAGCTAGTAAGTTCCTTCCTAGGAGTAATCAGATGGTTATTGATTTGGAGAGAAGCAATATAAGACATAGAGACAACCCTGGAAGTTTCAGCAAGGTGTCACAACAGTGGGAGGGAGAGGGTCAAATGGTGGTGAAGAGTGAGAGGGGAAATTTGCTGATTGGGTCTAGGGGAAGGAAGAATCATGAGAGGGAAGATGTAGGTTTAGAAGAAGGGAGGATTAATAAGCAGCCCGCGGTTTCTGCAGAAGAGAATGAATTATCCGACTTGTTCGATGAGGTTTTGCTTTCTACTGATGCACTTTCTACATTAGGGAGTGACAATAAGGTCGAGCAGAATGAAGCAAGCAATGCCTCATATACATATCAACAGCCACAAGAAGCTAATGGTGGTAAGAATCGAACAAAGAAacagagaaagaagaaggatACAGTTGATTTGAGGACTCTTTTGAATCTATGTGCGCAAGCTGTTTCAGCAGGTGACAATAGAACTGCTAATGAGTTACTAAAGCAGATTAGGGAGCACTCATCCCCTTTCGGTGTTGGGTCTCAGAGGTTGGCCCATTTCTTTGCTAATGGCCTTGAGGCACGCTTGGCTGGTACTGGCACTGGAACTCAGATTTTTTACACTGCTTTAGTCTCTAAGAAGATCTCAACTTATGAAATAATAAACTCTTATAAAGTTCATCTTTCTGTCTGCCCTTTCAAGAGGATCTCAGTATTCTTTGCTGACCAAATGATTTATAAAGTAGCAGAGAAAGCAACAAGTCTTCATATAATAGACTTTGGTATCCAATATGGTTTCCAGTGGCCAATTCTGATACAGAAACTCTCTAAAAGATCTGGTGGACCTCCCAAACTACGGATTACAGGCATAGAGCTTCCCCAACCTGGATTCCGTCCAACAGAGACACTCGAGGAGACTGGTCGTCGCTTGGGAAAGTATTGTGAGCGGTTTAATGTTCCTTTCGAGTACCATGTCATTGCATCACAGAGCTGGGAGACTATCCAAATTGAGGACCTCAAGATTGACAGGAATGAGATGCTAGCAGTGAACTGTTTGTACCGGTTTAAAAACTTGCTTGATGAGACATTTGAAGTAGAGACCAGTCCTCGGAATGCAGTTTTGAACTTAATCAGGAGGATGAATCccaatatttttgtatattcaGTTTGTAATGGAGCCTACAATGCTCCCTTCTTTGTCACAAGGTTCCGAGAGGCACTCTTCCACTTCTCTGCGCTGTATGACATATTTGAAGTTACACTACCCCGGGAAAACAAAGAGAGGTTGTTGTTTGAGAGAGAGTTCTATGGGAGGGAGGCAATGAATGTCATAGCGTCTGAGGGCTTGGAGAGGGTTGAGCGGCCGGAGACATACAGGCAGTGGCAAGTCCGGACGATGAGGGCTGGCTTCAGGCAACTTCCGTTGGACAAGGACATTGTGAACATATTAAGGTCTAAGTTGAAGGAATGGCACCACAAGGATTTTGTACTTGATGAAGACAACCACTGGATGCTTCAGGGATGGAAGGGTCGGATTGTCTATGCTTCCTCTTGCTGGGTGCCGGCTTAG
- the LOC109013014 gene encoding scarecrow-like protein 33: MDQSSHGSPNFIHVDDLTDFNQHPNLLNDYAFNVPSPDLTFLESPLLIPDAESTGFAPPMSLGSAAEAYAPSAAAGSLSPASVITSPGGSSPSDDSEFSETVLKFMSQILMEENIEEKPCMFYDPLGLQSTEKSFYDALGREYPPPNQHRLVESPDDVFSGSSSDYGTNSSTSTDPQWFGDIVEYKSSFPQATLPSEYVFQPNSQSNDGSQFLVNSSNTLSNTGDGVELLAENIFTDTETMLQFRRGLEEASKFLPSGNQLGIDLNSSMVQPQWKGDDHKVEKGQTKNSPDGSRGRKNHEREAIDIEEGRSNKQSAIYVDNEELSEIFDKVLLSTDGLALQCSNGEPPKNGATKPSQRNEQPQGGNGGGKSRAKKQGKTKDTVDLRSLLILCAQAVSTGDNRTANELLKQIRQHSSPYGDGCQRLAHFMANGLEARLAGTGTGTQIFYSSLTSKKMSAFEMLKAYNVLLSACPFKRISLYFTNKMIYRLSEKAASIHIIDFGVGYGFQWPILIHKLSKRPGGPPKLRITGIDCPLPGFRPTERIEETGRRLAKYCERFNVPFEYHAIASQNWETIQIEDLKIDRNEMLAVNCLYRFKNLLDETDEGTSPRNAVLNLIRRMNPDVFVHSIVNGAYNAPFFVTRFREALFHFSALYDALENNIKHESQERLMFEREFYGREAMNAIACEGLQRVERPETYKQWHVRTTRAGFKPLPLNQELVNMFKSITMEWYHKDFVLDEDNRWLLLGWKGRIVYACSCWVPA; this comes from the coding sequence ATGGATCAAAGTTCTCATGGTTCGCCCAATTTCATACATGTCGATGACCTTACTGATTTCAATCAGCACCCAAATCTTCTAAACGACTACGCTTTCAATGTACCCTCCCCGGACCTTACCTTCCTCGAAAGTCCTCTTCTTATACCTGACGCGGAATCCACTGGTTTCGCTCCACCGATGTCATTAGGCTCTGCGGCGGAGGCATATGCTCCGTCCGCTGCTGCTGGAAGCTTGAGTCCAGCGTCTGTGATTACGAGTCCAGGGGGGAGCTCCCCCTCCGATGACAGTGAGTTCTCGGAAACGGTTCTGAAGTTCATGAGCCAGATACTTATGGAGGAGAACATAGAGGAAAAACCCTGTATGTTTTACGACCCCCTGGGTCTCCAAAGTACCGAGAAATCGTTCTATGATGCTCTCGGTCGGGAATACCCTCCTCCAAATCAGCACCGACTCGTCGAGAGTCCTGATGATGTTTTTTCTGGTAGTAGTAGTGATTACGGTACTAATAGCAGTACCAGCACAGATCCTCAGTGGTTCGGTGATATTGTGGAGTACAAGTCATCTTTTCCCCAAGCTACTCTTCCTAGTGAGTATGTTTTCCAACCCAATTCGCAGTCCAATGACGGATCACAGTTTTTGGTCAATTCGTCGAACACTCTGTCTAATACTGGTGATGGGGTGGAGCTTTTGGCTGAGAACATTTTTACCGACACTGAAACTATGTTGCAATTTAGGAGAGGGTTAGAGGAAGCTAGTAAGTTCCTTCCTAGTGGTAATCAGTTGGGTATTGACTTGAATAGTAGCATGGTGCAACCACAGTGGAAGGGAGATGATCATAAGGTGGAGAAGGGTCAGACGAAGAATTCCCCGGATGGGTCTAGGGGAAGGAAGAATCATGAGAGGGAAGCTATAGATATTGAAGAAGGGAGGAGTAATAAGCAATCCGCGATTTATGTGGATAATGAAGAACTTTCGGAGATATTCGATAAGGTGTTGCTTTCTACTGATGGACTTGCTTTGCAATGTAGTAATGGTGAACCCCCGAAAAATGGAGCAACAAAGCCCTCACAGAGAAATGAGCAGCCACAAGGAGGTAATGGTGGTGGGAAGAGTCGTGCAAAGAAACAGGGAAAGACGAAGGATACAGTTGATTTGAGGAGTCTCTTGATTTTATGTGCACAAGCTGTTTCGACAGGTGACAATAGAACTGCTAACGAGTTACTGAAGCAGATTAGGCAGCACTCTTCCCCTTATGGTGATGGGTGTCAGAGGTTGGCCCATTTCATGGCAAATGGCCTTGAGGCACGCCTGGCTGGTACTGGCACTGgaactcaaattttttatagttcttTAACCTCCAAGAAGATGTCAGCTTTTGAAATGTTGAAAGCTTACAACGTGCTCCTTTCAGCCTGCCCTTTCAAGAGGATCTCTCTATACTTTACTAACAAAATGATTTATAGGTTATCAGAGAAAGCAGCAAGCATTCATATTATAGACTTTGGTGTTGGATATGGTTTCCAGTGGCCAATTCTCATCCACAAACTCTCTAAAAGACCTGGTGGACCTCCCAAGCTACGTATTACCGGGATAGATTGCCCCCTACCTGGATTCCGGCCAACAGAGAGAATTGAGGAGACCGGTCGTCGCTTGGCAAAGTATTGTGAGCGGTTCAATGTTCCTTTTGAGTACCATGCCATAGCTTCACAGAACTGGGAGACTATCCAAATTGAGGACCTCAAGATTGATAGGAATGAGATGCTTGCTGTGAACTGTCTGTACCGGTTTAAGAACTTGCTTGATGAGACTGATGAAGGGACCAGTCCGCGGAATGCGGTTTTGAACTTAATCAGGAGGATGAATCCTGATGTTTTTGTCCATTCAATTGTTAATGGAGCATACAATGCCCCCTTCTTCGTTACAAGGTTCCGAGAGGCACTCTTCCACTTCTCTGCATTGTATGATGCGTTGgagaataatataaaacatgAAAGCCAGGAGAGGTTGATGTTTGAGAGAGAGTTCTATGGGAGGGAGGCTATGAATGCTATAGCATGTGAGGGCTTACAGAGGGTTGAGAGGCCGGAGACATACAAGCAGTGGCACGTCCGTACTACGAGGGCCGGTTTCAAGCCGCTCCCGTTGAACCAAGAGCTCGTGAACATGTTCAAGTCTATAACGATGGAATGGTACCACAAGGACTTTGTACTTGATGAAGACAACCGCTGGTTGCTTCTGGGATGGAAGGGCCGGATTGTCTATGCTTGTTCTTGTTGGGTGCCGGCTTAG